Sequence from the Fusobacterium periodonticum 1_1_41FAA genome:
TTCTATATCGAATACTACTTTTTCTTTATCTTCAAAAGAAGGTTTATATATTCCACCCTTAACTTTTACCATATATTCATCTTTAAATTTCTGTAATTCCATTTCATCAATTCCTTCTATAATTTTAGTATATTATAAAAAATTGGGTTACAATTTGCAACCCAATATTATATTATTTTTTATTAGTATTTAGCATTATCATTGCATAAATAGAAACCACAAACTGTACTTAATGGTGTCATTGCAAAGGCAGGACTCAGTTTTGCTCCTGTTCTTTCACCATCAATTAAATCAAAGACAACTTTTTTCAATGAGTGGTCTGGTAAAATTGGATAACCAACAGCTGGTCTTAAGAATGTTGGAACGATATCCTCAGATACTCTTGTTTCCATATATTCAGAAGCCGTTTCTGCTATGGCATTACAAAGTAAAGTTTCAAGTAAACCTAAATACTTATCATCTTTAAAGATTTTACTTCCAACTGAAATAACAAAACCTCCAACATAATCTTCTTTTTCTATATATTGAGCAAGATTAGGCGAAACTTCAAAAGTCATTCCTTCCATTTCTAAGAAAGTTTCAGTCTTCTTACATCTAAAATATCCATAAGCTGCTCTAAATTCAACTTTTTCTTCTATCAATTTTTCATATATTTTCTTTAAATCATTTAAAGTCTTTTCTTCTTCAGGAGTATTTTTAACTCTTAAAGCATATAGAGCAATATCCCATTTTAAAGTATCTTTAAATATTTCAACAGGTAGAGATAGGAATTGTTTTCCTAAAACTTTAGGAATATAGCTAACAGTCTTTTTAACTTCAGGGAAAACTTTTTTCTCTTCAGTTTCATTATTGTTATCTATATATCTCTTAGCTATCTTACGAAGTTGATTTTGTTTTGTTTCTATAAAATCTTTTCTCTTTGTTGATAAAAGTTGAGAAACTACTGTTATAGTATCCATAGCATCTGTAACATGTAAAGAGTAATCGTAATTAGGTAAAACCTTTAATCCTGTATGTAATTTAGAAGTTGCAGCTCCTGCAATTAGTATAGGAACCTGCATTCCAACCTTTTGGAATAAATCTGCAACTCTTTCCATTTCTTTTAGAGAAGGACTTATGAGTCCACTTAAAGTTACGACATCTGCATTTATTTCTTTTGCTTTTTCAACAATTTTATCTCTTGGAACCATAACTCCCAGATCTATAACTTCATATCCATTACATTCTAAAACTGTTCCAACTATATTTTTACCTATGTCATGTACATCTCCATCAACAGTAGCCATTAGAATTTTACCTTTTGATGAAGTTTTGTCAACTTTATCTAGGTATGGAGTTAAAATATCAACACAATTATTCATAACAGAAGCCGAACGAATAAGTTGTGGTAAATAAAGTTCTCCTTGTTCAAATAGTCTTCCTATTTCTTGCATTGCAGACATCAATATATTTTCTAAAATTTCAAGAGCTTTATATTTCTTTAATAAATCTCCTATAACTTCTTGTAAAGATTCACTTCCACCTTGAATTAAAGCTTTTCTAATTTTATCTTCAGGTGTTTCAGCAAAAATTTGAGCTTCTTCTTTTCTTTTAATTAAATTTAAAGAAAGTAGAGCTTCCATATCAGTACTTTCACCAAATATGAAAGATTTAATCTTTTCTCTTTCATCATCTGTCCATTGAGGTGCTTTTTCTTTTGGATTTAAGATAGCAAAATTAAATCCTCTAGGTACAGCTTCTTCTAAGAAAATATGGTGGAATGCTGCTCTTAATACATTATTTCCTCTAAAAGCAAATGATAGGTTACTTAATCCACCAACAACTCCACAACCTTTTAAATTTTCATGAATATAATCGATAGTTTTAATAAACTCTCTTGCATGGTAACGGTCAGCTTCTTGTCCTGTTCCAACACTTAGAATATTGGGGTCAAATACTATATCAGAGTTTTTAACTCCTATACTCTTTAGTAAATCATAAGCTCTTTGACATATTTCAATTTTTCTTTCAGCACTGACACCTTGTCCTTTTTCATCAAAAGCCATTACTATTATTGAGGCTCCA
This genomic interval carries:
- a CDS encoding homocysteine S-methyltransferase family protein, which encodes MFEFEKELRERILVLDGAMGTVLQKYELTPEDFNGAKGCYEILNETRPDIIFEVHKKYIEAGADIIETNSFNCNAISLKDYHLEDKVYDLAKKSAEIARDAVKQSGKKVYVFGSIGPTNKSLSFPVGDVPFKRAVSFDEMKEVIKVQVAGLIDGGVDGILLETIFDGLTAKAALLATEEVFEEKNVKLPISISATVNRQGKLLTGQSMESLIVALDRDSVTSFGFNCSFGAKDLVPLILKIKELTTKFVSLHANAGLPNQNGDYVETAQKMRDDLLPLIENQAINILGGCCGTNYDHIRAIAELVKDQKPRVLPEENLLETCLSGNEIYNFNDKFTCVGERNNISGSKLFRTMIEEHNYLKALEVARQQIDAGAKVLDINVDDGILDSVEEMKNFLRVLQNDSFIAKVPIMIDSSDFAVIEEGLKNTSGKAIVNSISLKEGTEEFLRKAKIIRKFGASIIVMAFDEKGQGVSAERKIEICQRAYDLLKSIGVKNSDIVFDPNILSVGTGQEADRYHAREFIKTIDYIHENLKGCGVVGGLSNLSFAFRGNNVLRAAFHHIFLEEAVPRGFNFAILNPKEKAPQWTDDEREKIKSFIFGESTDMEALLSLNLIKRKEEAQIFAETPEDKIRKALIQGGSESLQEVIGDLLKKYKALEILENILMSAMQEIGRLFEQGELYLPQLIRSASVMNNCVDILTPYLDKVDKTSSKGKILMATVDGDVHDIGKNIVGTVLECNGYEVIDLGVMVPRDKIVEKAKEINADVVTLSGLISPSLKEMERVADLFQKVGMQVPILIAGAATSKLHTGLKVLPNYDYSLHVTDAMDTITVVSQLLSTKRKDFIETKQNQLRKIAKRYIDNNNETEEKKVFPEVKKTVSYIPKVLGKQFLSLPVEIFKDTLKWDIALYALRVKNTPEEEKTLNDLKKIYEKLIEEKVEFRAAYGYFRCKKTETFLEMEGMTFEVSPNLAQYIEKEDYVGGFVISVGSKIFKDDKYLGLLETLLCNAIAETASEYMETRVSEDIVPTFLRPAVGYPILPDHSLKKVVFDLIDGERTGAKLSPAFAMTPLSTVCGFYLCNDNAKY